One Alkalicoccus halolimnae DNA segment encodes these proteins:
- the panB gene encoding 3-methyl-2-oxobutanoate hydroxymethyltransferase produces the protein MKKTTVDFKQMKENHKPIVMVTAYDAPAASLSEAAGVDTILVGDSLGMVVLGYDSTVPVSMEDMIHHTKAVKRGARSTFIVTDMPFMSYHVSKMDTMINARRIIQESGADAVKLEGNGEVFDYTAALVKAGVPVVSHLGLTPQTVGVSGGYKVKGKTAEEQKQLVEDAGRAEKAGACMLVLECVPEEAAKRIQETVTIPVIGIGAGRFTDGQVLVYHDIVGYYGGHKPKFVKQYTDIQAPVQKAIEEYANEVRSHKFPQEGHVFSPLEKTEGLYGGSK, from the coding sequence ATGAAGAAAACAACGGTTGATTTCAAACAGATGAAGGAGAACCATAAACCTATTGTAATGGTGACAGCTTATGATGCCCCGGCAGCTTCCCTGAGTGAAGCTGCCGGTGTGGACACGATTCTCGTAGGTGATTCATTAGGTATGGTGGTTCTCGGGTACGACTCTACAGTACCTGTATCGATGGAAGATATGATTCATCACACGAAAGCGGTAAAAAGAGGAGCAAGGAGCACTTTCATTGTTACAGATATGCCGTTCATGTCATATCATGTTTCCAAAATGGATACAATGATAAATGCCCGCCGGATTATTCAGGAAAGTGGCGCAGATGCCGTGAAACTGGAAGGGAACGGTGAAGTTTTTGACTATACAGCCGCTCTTGTCAAAGCTGGAGTTCCTGTAGTCAGCCACCTCGGTTTAACTCCACAGACTGTCGGGGTGTCAGGCGGGTATAAAGTAAAGGGGAAAACAGCAGAAGAACAGAAGCAGCTCGTAGAGGATGCAGGCAGGGCAGAAAAAGCAGGAGCATGCATGCTTGTTCTTGAGTGTGTGCCGGAAGAAGCAGCCAAACGAATTCAGGAAACAGTGACCATTCCTGTGATTGGTATAGGTGCAGGGAGGTTTACAGATGGACAGGTGCTCGTTTATCACGATATTGTCGGATACTACGGGGGGCATAAACCAAAATTTGTTAAACAGTACACTGATATCCAGGCACCCGTACAGAAGGCAATAGAAGAATATGCCAACGAAGTCCGTTCACACAAGTTCCCGCAGGAAGGGCATGTCTTTTCTCCGCTTGAAAAGACAGAAGGGCTCTATGGGGGAAGTAAATGA
- the panC gene encoding pantoate--beta-alanine ligase, which yields MKQVSKIKELRSLIQDAKQDGKRIGFVPTMGYLHEGHLALVNEARKNTDVVVMSIFVNPLQFGEGEDFETYPRSEERDREMAEGKGVDILFLPDAEEMYPRPMRSAVNILQGTDVMCGASRPGHFNGVATVVLKLFNMVDPDAAFFGQKDAQQVAVIENMIKDFNMNIKIFPAPIVREKDGLAMSSRNINLSPAERKEAPEIYKILQQAAALIRNGKADTAMKEASEKLYALKAEVDYLELRTFPDLGKSDGTDVGKIILAAAVKYEKVRLIDNIIWEQ from the coding sequence ATGAAGCAGGTCAGCAAAATAAAAGAGCTGCGGTCATTAATTCAGGACGCAAAACAGGACGGTAAACGCATCGGTTTTGTACCAACGATGGGATACCTGCATGAAGGGCACCTCGCTCTCGTAAATGAAGCCAGGAAAAATACAGACGTTGTAGTCATGTCCATTTTTGTTAATCCCCTGCAGTTTGGAGAAGGGGAAGATTTCGAAACTTATCCACGCAGTGAAGAACGCGATCGGGAAATGGCAGAAGGTAAAGGTGTCGATATTCTTTTTCTTCCGGATGCAGAAGAAATGTATCCCCGCCCGATGAGATCTGCAGTAAATATCCTTCAAGGTACGGATGTGATGTGCGGAGCCAGCCGTCCGGGACATTTTAATGGAGTTGCGACAGTCGTATTGAAGCTGTTTAATATGGTGGATCCAGACGCTGCATTTTTTGGCCAAAAAGATGCTCAGCAGGTAGCAGTTATTGAAAATATGATAAAAGATTTCAATATGAATATAAAAATATTTCCAGCTCCGATTGTACGGGAAAAGGACGGACTAGCAATGAGTTCGAGAAATATTAACCTCTCTCCTGCTGAAAGAAAAGAAGCCCCGGAAATTTATAAAATTCTGCAGCAGGCTGCAGCGCTCATCAGAAACGGGAAAGCTGATACAGCGATGAAAGAAGCTTCGGAGAAACTCTATGCGTTAAAAGCTGAAGTCGATTACCTGGAGCTTCGTACGTTCCCTGATTTGGGAAAATCGGACGGAACGGATGTCGGAAAGATAATTTTAGCTGCAGCTGTAAAGTATGAAAAAGTCAGATTAATAGATAATATTATTTGGGAACAATAG
- a CDS encoding biotin--[acetyl-CoA-carboxylase] ligase — protein MKSELLAVLNEAYPEYVSGEKLSILLHCSRTAVWKHIKNLQEEGYQIKAVRNKGYLLESSPSLYSGHAVASRLIKGNLPYQIRFYPELLSTQNEAQRLAMEGAEEGTVVIADKQTKGRGRLGREWESSMGTGLAVSLILKPDVPAYKAPQLTLVAAVSVVKAIEQITGVKAEIKWPNDLLIEGKKVCGILTEMQADPDRIKSVIVGIGLNVNETVFPEHLHHIAASLSGFADSPPERAQLAAAVLNQFAEDYELYKQSGFAGVKAEWESYSCTLGRKIQVRQNGSYINGTAEAVDSQGVLKLRDKDGILHSIVSGDIEIS, from the coding sequence ATGAAAAGTGAACTTCTGGCCGTTTTAAACGAGGCATATCCGGAATATGTATCAGGAGAAAAACTAAGTATTCTTCTTCATTGTTCGCGAACAGCCGTTTGGAAGCATATAAAAAATCTCCAGGAGGAAGGGTATCAAATAAAAGCTGTAAGAAATAAAGGGTATCTTCTCGAAAGTTCTCCATCATTATATTCCGGCCATGCTGTAGCTTCACGATTGATTAAGGGAAATCTGCCTTATCAGATCCGCTTTTATCCCGAACTGCTTTCTACTCAAAATGAGGCGCAGCGCCTGGCTATGGAAGGGGCTGAAGAAGGCACAGTTGTTATCGCCGATAAACAGACGAAAGGAAGGGGCAGACTTGGCAGAGAATGGGAAAGTTCCATGGGCACCGGACTGGCTGTCAGTCTTATCTTGAAGCCTGATGTACCTGCATATAAAGCACCTCAGCTCACATTAGTAGCAGCTGTATCAGTTGTAAAGGCGATTGAACAAATTACAGGAGTAAAGGCGGAAATTAAATGGCCGAACGATTTATTGATAGAAGGAAAAAAAGTCTGCGGTATCTTAACGGAAATGCAGGCAGATCCAGACCGCATAAAGTCCGTGATCGTCGGCATTGGTTTGAATGTTAACGAAACCGTGTTTCCGGAGCATTTACATCATATTGCTGCTTCTCTTTCAGGATTTGCAGATTCACCTCCGGAAAGAGCCCAGCTTGCAGCAGCAGTCCTTAACCAATTTGCAGAGGACTATGAGTTGTATAAACAATCAGGATTTGCCGGGGTTAAAGCAGAGTGGGAAAGTTACTCCTGCACGCTTGGCCGAAAAATTCAAGTACGTCAGAATGGCAGCTATATAAACGGGACGGCGGAAGCTGTTGACAGCCAGGGAGTTTTAAAACTTCGTGATAAAGACGGCATTCTTCACTCAATTGTTTCAGGGGATATTGAGATTTCATAA
- the dinG gene encoding ATP-dependent DNA helicase DinG produces the protein MPRFIVLDLETTGVSYKDGDRIIELAYAVLENNQIVKTYSSFVQTERKIPLFVQQLTSIDPEDVRDAPLFADIVPALLEDMNDAYFVAHNADFDLNFLNETLEEAGYETFSGPVVDTVELSRLAFPTENSFRLSELADKLQLTHNNPHRAESDALAAAELLKEIFSVMENLPPAALKQLLGLQRLFKSDVRELLEYFYENSSDAPDKYETYRDISLKLPNKTSEKGEDISINFSELLEGFKDVDKMKQILPDYVRRPGQEEMMNFVNETFEKNSIGLIEAGTGTGKTLAYLVPAAYYAGSEGKRVVISTETIQLQEQLLKQELPLAESLLPFPVRKALLKGRSHYICLQKTEQMLADNFQDAYERSISKAQLVVWLTQTETGDLEELNLADPSDRFHREIASDGVSCASPDCPWFSRCFYQRAKKTARHADIVITNHALLLTDIVHDNQVLPGYETVIIDEAHHLEEAATRQFGTSLDYASMAQMMNEFTTKDQDNMLENWLSDQIPEKWNVCKQQLHECREEWNDLFLTLYDYANKRGGRGETGDISKTIVHDKEWEKVLDTADRFHYKFRDTAHVMAEIQFDAESKWEQEGHYKRERAALDRYIEEISKLHQQFRDLILEQKENHVYWLERSLKGPKQSITLSGSPTDVSELLADRFFQKKKRAVLTSATLTVNQSFKYMIRQLGLEDFEVYTKLVASPFNWSEQVAFMVPDDIPHIQEDGEDAYIDAITYAIYEIAQISDGKMLVLFTSYDMLKKTYHFLQTMLDEEYMLIGQGVQSKSRTKLVKMFQQFERTILFGTSSFWEGVDIPGDDLSVIVMARLPFSPPNDPIFKAKSEQVKAAGGSPFMSLALPQAVLRFKQGFGRLIRRETDRGVVVVLDRRIETAKYGKHFIRSLPDIPLRSGSMYDLGIQIDEWLHQNGKGGV, from the coding sequence ATGCCTCGATTTATAGTACTTGATTTAGAAACGACAGGGGTTTCCTATAAAGATGGAGACAGAATCATTGAATTAGCCTATGCAGTTCTGGAGAACAATCAAATAGTTAAAACATACAGTTCTTTTGTGCAGACCGAGAGGAAGATACCGCTGTTTGTTCAGCAGCTCACGAGTATAGATCCTGAAGACGTAAGAGACGCTCCATTATTCGCTGATATCGTCCCTGCTCTTTTGGAAGATATGAACGACGCTTATTTTGTAGCTCATAATGCTGATTTCGATCTTAATTTTCTGAATGAAACGCTTGAAGAAGCAGGTTATGAAACTTTCAGCGGACCGGTTGTAGATACTGTTGAATTAAGCAGGCTGGCTTTTCCGACTGAAAACAGTTTCCGATTGTCTGAACTTGCTGATAAGCTCCAGCTTACCCATAACAATCCTCATCGTGCAGAAAGTGACGCCCTTGCTGCAGCGGAACTTCTTAAAGAGATTTTTTCTGTAATGGAAAATCTTCCACCAGCAGCTTTGAAACAGCTTCTTGGACTTCAGCGTCTGTTTAAAAGTGATGTTAGAGAGCTTCTCGAGTATTTTTATGAAAACTCTTCTGATGCGCCTGATAAATATGAAACCTACCGGGACATCTCGCTGAAATTACCAAATAAAACGTCTGAAAAAGGTGAGGACATTTCGATTAATTTCAGCGAACTGCTCGAAGGTTTTAAAGACGTCGATAAAATGAAACAAATTCTTCCGGATTATGTCCGCAGACCCGGCCAGGAAGAAATGATGAATTTTGTAAACGAAACGTTTGAGAAAAATAGTATCGGGCTTATTGAGGCTGGTACAGGAACAGGTAAAACACTTGCCTATTTAGTTCCTGCTGCCTACTATGCCGGCAGTGAAGGCAAAAGAGTAGTCATAAGCACAGAAACAATCCAGCTTCAGGAACAGCTTTTAAAACAGGAACTGCCATTAGCGGAAAGTCTGCTTCCTTTTCCTGTACGAAAGGCTCTTCTAAAAGGCCGGTCGCACTATATATGCCTTCAGAAAACAGAACAGATGCTGGCAGACAATTTTCAGGATGCTTATGAACGTTCGATTTCAAAAGCACAGCTTGTTGTCTGGCTGACTCAGACTGAAACTGGTGACCTGGAAGAATTAAACCTCGCTGATCCTTCTGACCGTTTTCACAGGGAAATTGCCAGTGACGGTGTCTCCTGTGCTTCACCCGATTGTCCATGGTTTTCGAGATGTTTTTACCAGCGCGCAAAAAAAACAGCCAGGCATGCAGATATCGTAATAACAAACCATGCGCTGCTGCTTACAGATATCGTCCATGACAACCAGGTTCTTCCCGGATATGAAACGGTTATTATTGATGAAGCCCATCATCTCGAAGAAGCAGCTACCAGGCAGTTTGGCACCAGTCTGGATTACGCGAGCATGGCGCAGATGATGAATGAATTTACGACAAAAGATCAGGACAACATGCTGGAAAACTGGCTTTCAGACCAGATCCCGGAAAAGTGGAACGTTTGTAAGCAGCAGCTTCACGAATGCCGTGAAGAATGGAATGATCTGTTTCTTACACTCTACGATTATGCCAATAAGCGGGGAGGAAGAGGGGAAACAGGGGATATATCCAAAACAATTGTTCATGACAAAGAATGGGAGAAAGTTCTGGATACCGCAGATAGATTTCATTATAAATTTCGGGATACAGCTCACGTTATGGCGGAGATTCAATTTGATGCCGAGTCCAAATGGGAGCAGGAAGGACATTATAAGCGGGAACGTGCAGCTTTAGACCGTTATATAGAAGAAATATCCAAACTGCATCAGCAGTTCAGAGATTTGATACTGGAACAGAAGGAAAATCATGTATACTGGCTGGAAAGAAGTTTGAAGGGTCCGAAACAATCCATTACTCTCTCTGGGAGTCCTACTGATGTATCTGAACTACTGGCAGACCGTTTTTTTCAAAAGAAAAAAAGAGCTGTATTAACAAGTGCTACTTTAACGGTAAACCAATCCTTTAAATATATGATCCGCCAGCTTGGACTGGAAGATTTTGAAGTCTACACAAAGCTGGTCGCTTCTCCCTTCAATTGGAGTGAGCAGGTTGCGTTTATGGTCCCGGATGATATCCCTCATATTCAGGAGGATGGGGAAGACGCCTATATTGATGCGATTACATATGCGATTTATGAAATTGCACAGATATCGGATGGGAAAATGCTCGTCCTGTTTACTTCGTACGATATGTTAAAAAAAACGTACCATTTTCTGCAGACAATGCTCGACGAAGAATACATGCTTATAGGGCAGGGGGTCCAGTCGAAAAGCCGAACGAAGCTGGTGAAGATGTTCCAGCAGTTTGAACGGACCATTTTATTTGGAACAAGCAGTTTCTGGGAAGGTGTTGACATACCGGGGGATGATCTGAGTGTTATTGTTATGGCCCGGCTTCCATTTTCACCGCCTAATGATCCAATTTTTAAAGCGAAGTCTGAGCAGGTAAAGGCGGCAGGAGGTTCCCCTTTTATGTCTCTTGCTCTGCCCCAGGCAGTCTTAAGATTTAAACAGGGATTTGGCAGGCTGATTCGCAGAGAAACAGACCGAGGAGTAGTCGTTGTACTGGATAGAAGAATTGAAACGGCTAAGTACGGGAAGCATTTTATCCGTTCCCTCCCGGATATTCCGCTTAGAAGCGGCTCGATGTATGATCTCGGTATCCAGATTGACGAATGGCTGCATCAGAATGGGAAAGGAGGCGTCTAA
- the panD gene encoding aspartate 1-decarboxylase, producing MYREMMNGKLHRGTVTEANLNYVGSITIDEDLLDEVDMMENEKVQVVNNNNGARLETYIIAGVRGSKTICLNGAAARLVQPGDKVIVISYKWMEEAEAKIHTPKVAILDEANNIAERMGTEPAATVRI from the coding sequence ATGTACCGTGAAATGATGAATGGCAAGCTTCACAGAGGAACTGTTACAGAAGCAAATTTAAATTATGTAGGCAGTATTACTATAGATGAAGACCTGCTTGATGAAGTCGATATGATGGAGAATGAAAAGGTTCAGGTTGTTAATAATAATAATGGCGCCCGACTGGAAACGTATATTATTGCAGGGGTGCGAGGGTCAAAAACAATCTGTCTAAATGGAGCTGCGGCAAGACTCGTTCAGCCGGGGGATAAAGTAATCGTCATTTCCTACAAATGGATGGAGGAAGCAGAGGCAAAGATTCATACTCCTAAAGTTGCCATACTTGATGAAGCAAACAATATTGCTGAACGAATGGGTACCGAACCAGCTGCTACTGTTAGAATATAA